In Mycobacterium sp. JS623, one genomic interval encodes:
- a CDS encoding acyl-CoA carboxylase subunit beta, whose product MTQLRSTLDAASPAYAEAASAMTTKLTEIDAEHAKALAGGGEKYVRRHHDRGKMTARERIEMLLDPDSPFLELSPLAAWGTAFNVGASIVVGIGAIEGVECLVVANDPTVKGGTSNPWTLKKILRANQIAMQNRLPVVSLVESGGADLPTQKEIFIPGGQMFRDLTRLSAAGIPTIALVFGNSTAGGAYIPGMSDHVVMIKERSKVFLAGPPLVKMATGEESDDESLGGAEMHARTSGLADYFAVDELDAIRIGRRIVARLNWRKQGPTPGPVTEPLFDAEELLGIVPSDLRIPFDPRDVIARVVDGSEFDEFKPLYGSSLVTGWANLYGYPIGILANHRGVLFSEESQKATQFIELANRSDTPLLFLHNTTGYMVGKQYEEGGMIKHGSMMINAVSNSTVPHISLLIGASYGAGHYGMCGRAYDPRFLFAWPSAKSAVMGGAQLAGVLSIVSRAAAEARGQQVDENADAAMRAAVEGQIEAESLPMVLSGMLYDDGIIDPRDTRTVLGMCLSAIANGPIKGTSNFGVFRM is encoded by the coding sequence ATGACTCAGTTGCGCTCGACGCTTGACGCGGCGTCACCGGCCTATGCCGAGGCTGCGTCGGCGATGACCACCAAGCTCACCGAGATCGATGCCGAGCACGCCAAGGCGCTCGCCGGCGGCGGTGAGAAGTACGTCCGGCGTCATCACGATCGCGGCAAGATGACCGCGCGCGAACGCATCGAGATGCTGCTCGATCCCGATTCGCCGTTCCTGGAATTGAGTCCACTGGCGGCGTGGGGAACCGCCTTCAACGTCGGCGCCAGCATCGTGGTGGGCATCGGCGCCATCGAGGGCGTGGAGTGTCTGGTCGTCGCCAACGATCCGACCGTCAAGGGTGGCACCAGCAACCCGTGGACATTGAAGAAAATCCTGCGGGCCAACCAGATTGCGATGCAGAACCGGCTGCCGGTGGTGTCGCTGGTCGAATCCGGTGGCGCCGATCTGCCAACGCAGAAGGAAATCTTCATCCCCGGCGGTCAGATGTTCCGCGACCTGACCCGGCTGTCCGCAGCTGGTATCCCGACCATCGCGCTGGTGTTCGGCAACTCAACGGCAGGCGGCGCCTACATCCCCGGCATGTCCGACCACGTCGTGATGATCAAGGAACGCTCGAAGGTATTCCTGGCCGGGCCGCCGCTGGTGAAGATGGCGACCGGCGAGGAATCCGATGACGAATCGCTGGGCGGCGCCGAAATGCACGCCAGGACTTCGGGTTTGGCCGACTACTTCGCCGTCGACGAACTCGATGCCATCCGCATCGGTCGGCGCATCGTCGCCAGGCTCAACTGGCGCAAACAGGGCCCGACTCCCGGCCCGGTGACCGAGCCGCTGTTCGACGCCGAGGAACTGTTGGGCATCGTCCCGTCCGATCTACGCATCCCGTTCGATCCTCGCGACGTCATCGCCCGTGTCGTTGACGGTTCGGAATTCGATGAGTTCAAGCCGCTGTACGGGTCGTCGCTGGTGACCGGCTGGGCGAACCTTTACGGCTATCCGATCGGTATCCTCGCCAACCACCGGGGAGTGCTGTTCTCCGAAGAGTCGCAAAAGGCCACCCAGTTCATCGAGCTGGCCAACCGTTCGGACACGCCACTGTTGTTCCTGCACAACACCACCGGCTACATGGTCGGCAAGCAGTATGAGGAAGGCGGAATGATCAAGCACGGCTCGATGATGATCAACGCCGTGTCGAACTCGACCGTCCCGCACATCTCGCTGCTCATCGGTGCCTCCTACGGTGCGGGCCATTACGGCATGTGCGGCCGCGCCTACGATCCGCGGTTCCTGTTCGCCTGGCCGAGCGCGAAGTCCGCGGTCATGGGCGGCGCACAGCTCGCGGGCGTGTTGTCGATTGTGAGCCGCGCCGCCGCCGAGGCGCGCGGCCAGCAGGTCGACGAGAACGCCGACGCCGCGATGCGGGCTGCGGTCGAGGGACAGATCGAGGCCGAATCGCTGCCCATGGTGCTGTCCGGGATGCTGTACGACGACGGCATCATCGACCCTCGTGATACCCGCACCGTGCTGGGAATGTGCTTGTCCGCCATCGCCAATGGCCCGATCAAGGGGACGTCGAACTTCGGCGTCTTCCGGATGTGA
- a CDS encoding acetyl/propionyl/methylcrotonyl-CoA carboxylase subunit alpha produces MITKVLVANRGEIARRVFDTCRRLGIGTVAVYTDPDASAPHVADADERVRLAGRNGYLDARQLVDAARAAGADAIHPGYGFLSENPEFAAAVIDAGLTWIGPPVAAVAAMGSKIEAKKMMAAAGVPVLDELDPDTVTAEQLPVLIKASAGGGGRGMRVVRELAELPAQVEAARREAQSAFGDPTVFCERYLATGHHVEVQVLADQHGTVWAVGERECSIQRRHQKIIEEAPSPLVDSTPGMRAKLFDAARLAASAIGYTGAGTVEFMADERGDFFFLEMNTRLQVEHPVTEETTGLDLVELQLQVADGGRLDPEPPPSHGYSIEARLYAEDPAKGWQPQAGAVHHFAVPANVRLDTGIVDGSVVSVFYDPMIAKVISYAPNRRQAAGVLADALARTRIHGVRTNRDLLVNVLRHRAFLDGATDTAFFDTHGLAELAASLADDRAVELSALAAALADAAQNRYTATVFTAAPSGWRNLASGYQTKSYSDAAGNTHEVRYRFTRTGVQLPGYDNVGLVSARPDRVVLSVDGVDRPFDVARYDGDAFVDSPLGPVQLVALPRFPDPDASVARGSLLAPMPGSVLRIGAAVGDTVAAGQPLIWLEAMKMEHTVIAPSDGVLAELNVETGQQVDVGAVLARVDNPQGDTQ; encoded by the coding sequence ATGATCACTAAGGTTCTGGTGGCCAACCGCGGTGAGATCGCCCGCCGGGTGTTCGACACCTGCCGGCGCCTCGGCATCGGTACCGTCGCGGTGTACACCGATCCGGACGCCTCAGCCCCGCACGTGGCGGATGCGGACGAGCGGGTGCGCCTAGCGGGCCGCAACGGGTATTTGGACGCGCGGCAGCTGGTCGACGCGGCGCGTGCCGCGGGTGCCGACGCTATTCACCCTGGGTACGGATTTCTCTCGGAGAACCCGGAATTCGCTGCCGCCGTGATTGACGCGGGTCTGACCTGGATCGGGCCGCCGGTGGCGGCCGTCGCCGCGATGGGTTCGAAGATCGAGGCCAAGAAGATGATGGCCGCGGCAGGCGTGCCGGTGCTCGACGAGCTCGATCCCGACACCGTCACCGCCGAGCAGTTACCCGTGCTGATCAAGGCGTCGGCCGGCGGCGGTGGCCGTGGCATGCGGGTGGTCCGCGAATTGGCTGAGCTGCCAGCGCAAGTGGAGGCCGCGCGCCGCGAGGCGCAGTCCGCGTTCGGCGATCCGACGGTGTTCTGCGAGCGCTACTTGGCCACCGGTCATCACGTCGAGGTGCAGGTGCTCGCCGATCAACACGGTACGGTGTGGGCGGTTGGCGAACGCGAATGCTCGATTCAGCGACGCCACCAGAAGATCATCGAAGAAGCACCGTCGCCGTTGGTCGACAGCACGCCGGGCATGCGCGCCAAGCTGTTCGACGCGGCTCGCCTGGCCGCGTCCGCGATCGGTTACACCGGCGCGGGGACCGTCGAGTTCATGGCCGACGAGCGCGGCGATTTCTTCTTCCTCGAGATGAATACCCGGCTGCAGGTCGAGCATCCGGTCACCGAGGAGACCACCGGGCTCGACCTCGTCGAGCTGCAGCTACAAGTTGCCGACGGCGGTCGGCTCGACCCGGAACCCCCACCGTCACATGGGTATTCGATCGAGGCCCGGCTGTACGCCGAGGACCCGGCCAAGGGCTGGCAGCCTCAGGCCGGGGCCGTGCACCACTTCGCGGTGCCCGCGAATGTCCGGCTGGACACCGGCATCGTCGACGGTTCGGTCGTTTCGGTGTTCTACGATCCGATGATCGCCAAGGTCATCTCGTACGCTCCGAACCGCCGGCAGGCGGCGGGCGTGCTCGCCGACGCGCTGGCCCGTACCCGCATCCACGGCGTGCGCACCAACCGCGACCTGCTGGTGAATGTGCTGCGGCATCGGGCGTTCCTCGACGGCGCCACCGATACGGCGTTCTTCGACACCCACGGCTTGGCCGAGTTGGCCGCGTCGCTGGCTGACGATCGGGCGGTTGAACTGTCGGCGTTGGCCGCCGCGCTTGCCGATGCGGCGCAAAACCGCTATACCGCAACGGTGTTCACCGCGGCGCCCAGCGGCTGGCGCAACCTCGCCTCGGGTTACCAGACAAAGTCCTACAGCGACGCCGCCGGGAACACCCATGAGGTGCGATACCGATTCACGCGCACCGGCGTGCAGTTGCCCGGCTATGACAACGTGGGACTGGTGAGCGCGCGGCCCGACCGCGTCGTGCTCTCGGTCGACGGTGTGGACCGGCCGTTCGACGTCGCTCGCTATGACGGCGACGCGTTCGTCGACTCCCCGCTGGGGCCGGTGCAACTCGTTGCGCTGCCCCGCTTTCCGGATCCCGACGCCTCGGTGGCGCGGGGGTCGCTGCTCGCGCCGATGCCGGGTTCGGTGCTGCGCATCGGCGCAGCGGTGGGCGACACTGTCGCCGCGGGCCAGCCGTTGATCTGGCTGGAGGCGATGAAGATGGAGCACACCGTGATCGCCCCGAGCGACGGCGTGCTCGCCGAACTCAACGTCGAGACCGGCCAGCAGGTCGACGTCGGCGCCGTACTTGCCCGAGTGGACAACCCGCAAGGAGACACACAATGA
- a CDS encoding acyl-CoA dehydrogenase family protein, protein MTSFIETEEQQALRKAVAAMAANYGQDYYLEKSRAGLHTDELWSEAGKLGFIGVNLPEEYGGGGAGMYELSLVMEEMSGGGCPLLMMVVSPAINGTIIAKFGTDEQKKRWLPGIADGSTTMAFAITEPDAGSNSHRITTTARRDGSDWILSGQKVFISGIDQAQAVLIVGRTEDHKTGNLKPALFIVPTDTKGLSWTKIDMELVTPESQFQVFLDEVRLPSDALVGSEDAAIAQLFAGLNPERIMGAASAVGMGRFAINKAVDYVKTRQVWKTPIGAHQGLSHPLAQNHIEIELAKLMMQKAATLYDLGDDAGAAEAANMAKYAAGEASVRAVDQAVQSLGGNGLTKEYGIAAAVTASKLARIAPVSREMVLNFVAQTSLGLPRSY, encoded by the coding sequence ATGACGAGCTTCATCGAAACCGAGGAACAGCAGGCGCTGCGCAAGGCTGTGGCCGCAATGGCCGCCAACTACGGCCAGGACTACTACCTGGAGAAGTCCCGAGCCGGACTGCACACCGACGAATTGTGGAGCGAAGCAGGCAAACTCGGCTTCATCGGCGTCAACCTGCCCGAAGAGTACGGCGGTGGCGGCGCCGGCATGTACGAACTGTCGCTGGTGATGGAGGAAATGTCCGGCGGCGGGTGTCCGCTGCTGATGATGGTGGTTTCCCCTGCGATCAACGGCACGATCATCGCCAAGTTCGGCACCGACGAGCAGAAGAAGCGGTGGCTGCCCGGCATCGCCGACGGTTCGACCACCATGGCATTCGCCATCACCGAGCCTGACGCCGGGTCGAACAGCCATCGCATCACCACCACCGCCCGCCGCGACGGAAGCGATTGGATCCTGTCGGGCCAGAAGGTGTTCATCTCGGGGATCGACCAGGCGCAGGCCGTGCTGATCGTGGGCCGCACTGAGGATCACAAGACGGGCAACCTCAAGCCCGCCCTGTTCATCGTGCCAACCGACACGAAGGGGTTGAGCTGGACCAAGATCGACATGGAATTGGTCACCCCGGAGAGCCAGTTCCAGGTGTTCCTCGATGAGGTCCGGTTGCCGTCTGACGCGCTGGTGGGTTCCGAGGACGCCGCGATCGCGCAGCTGTTCGCCGGGCTGAACCCGGAGCGGATCATGGGCGCGGCCAGCGCGGTCGGTATGGGCCGGTTCGCGATCAACAAGGCCGTGGACTATGTCAAGACCCGCCAGGTGTGGAAGACGCCGATCGGCGCGCATCAGGGACTGTCGCATCCGTTGGCGCAGAACCACATTGAGATCGAACTGGCAAAGTTGATGATGCAGAAGGCGGCCACGCTCTACGACCTCGGCGACGACGCCGGTGCCGCCGAAGCGGCGAACATGGCCAAATACGCGGCCGGGGAGGCGTCGGTGCGCGCCGTCGACCAGGCCGTGCAGTCCTTGGGCGGCAACGGACTGACCAAGGAGTACGGCATCGCCGCCGCGGTGACCGCGTCGAAGCTGGCCCGCATCGCACCGGTCAGCCGTGAGATGGTGCTCAACTTTGTGGCGCAGACCTCACTTGGTCTGCCCCGGTCTTATTAG
- a CDS encoding enoyl-CoA hydratase family protein: MPTLVHYTVESSVARLTLDSPDNRNALSTALVNQLHQGLTDATEESGVRAVVIDHTGGTFCAGADLAEASVRDPGEVVVDQARELTHLLRRILELPMPVIGAINGHVRAGGLGLVGACDIVVAGQASTFALTEARIGVAPSIISLTLLPKMTARAAGRYFLTGEKFGAAEAADIGLITIATDDVDATVSYLAATICKASPQGLAASKALTTASLLEAFDRDADGLTKQSVDLFTSGEAREGMLAFLQKRPPKWQP, from the coding sequence ATGCCAACGCTCGTTCACTACACCGTCGAGAGCAGCGTCGCCCGGCTGACGCTCGATTCGCCGGACAACCGCAACGCGCTGTCCACCGCGCTGGTCAACCAGCTGCACCAGGGCCTCACTGACGCCACCGAAGAGTCAGGCGTGCGGGCCGTGGTGATCGATCACACCGGCGGAACATTCTGCGCCGGAGCGGATCTCGCCGAAGCATCGGTGCGGGACCCCGGAGAGGTCGTCGTCGATCAAGCCCGTGAACTCACCCACTTGCTCCGCCGGATCCTCGAGTTGCCGATGCCGGTGATCGGCGCGATCAACGGCCACGTCCGTGCCGGCGGCCTCGGGCTGGTCGGCGCCTGCGACATCGTGGTCGCCGGGCAGGCCAGCACCTTCGCATTGACCGAAGCACGCATCGGCGTCGCGCCGTCGATCATCTCGCTGACCTTGCTGCCAAAAATGACGGCCCGCGCCGCGGGCCGATACTTCCTGACCGGAGAGAAGTTCGGCGCCGCCGAAGCCGCAGACATCGGCCTGATCACAATCGCCACTGACGACGTCGACGCCACGGTGTCCTACCTCGCTGCCACGATCTGTAAAGCATCGCCGCAGGGCCTGGCGGCCTCGAAGGCGTTGACCACCGCGAGCCTCCTGGAAGCCTTTGATCGCGACGCCGACGGGCTGACAAAACAGTCGGTGGACCTGTTCACCTCAGGCGAAGCGCGCGAAGGCATGCTCGCCTTCTTGCAGAAACGGCCGCCGAAGTGGCAGCCGTGA
- a CDS encoding HTTM domain-containing protein, with protein MTTPKRSRAASQLDVVRNWWASFWFSPEPAYALGLVRMAFGALMVYVTLDLRPVLTVLFSKDGPVPAQPTARDFHWINAYQLGLFQIWDGNTALLIGWIALLLSAISLTVGWHSRFAALAVWILFLSFIRRNPGIFNAGDHVMANTALILTISACGAALSLDQRRRTGRFWSAQERLHWPIRLIQVQLALIYFFTAQTKLIGPAWNDGTAVSFPWRIYQEWAILPAPLWVAEQPFLVNVATWSTIAIELSLAILVWNKRLRYPVLVAGVVLHIAIWLTLNIAFFSIAMLILYLAWVPWQTVRDIPDKAKRIWSRLKRRTPRRNGSVQNLGGVSPGETIQPETATERT; from the coding sequence ATGACTACGCCGAAGCGCTCGCGTGCCGCGTCGCAATTGGATGTGGTGAGGAACTGGTGGGCGAGCTTCTGGTTTTCACCCGAACCCGCATACGCTCTTGGTCTGGTTCGAATGGCGTTTGGTGCGCTGATGGTGTACGTGACGCTCGATTTGCGTCCGGTGCTGACCGTTCTTTTCAGTAAGGACGGACCTGTACCCGCCCAGCCCACTGCCCGAGACTTCCATTGGATCAATGCCTACCAGCTCGGACTATTTCAAATTTGGGACGGCAATACGGCACTTCTGATCGGCTGGATCGCGCTACTGCTATCCGCGATCTCGCTGACTGTAGGTTGGCATAGCCGGTTTGCCGCCCTAGCTGTCTGGATTCTTTTCCTGTCATTCATCAGGCGAAACCCGGGGATTTTCAATGCCGGGGATCATGTGATGGCTAATACGGCACTCATCTTGACGATTTCCGCCTGCGGCGCGGCGTTGTCCCTTGACCAGCGACGACGAACCGGCCGTTTTTGGTCTGCGCAGGAAAGGCTTCACTGGCCCATTCGACTGATTCAGGTCCAACTTGCACTGATCTACTTCTTCACGGCTCAGACGAAGTTGATCGGCCCAGCCTGGAATGACGGCACCGCCGTCTCATTCCCGTGGCGGATATATCAGGAGTGGGCCATTCTGCCCGCTCCGCTGTGGGTTGCTGAACAGCCATTTCTGGTAAATGTCGCGACGTGGAGCACGATAGCAATCGAACTTTCATTGGCGATCCTCGTGTGGAACAAGCGGTTGCGTTACCCGGTACTGGTCGCAGGAGTCGTTTTGCATATTGCGATTTGGCTCACTCTCAATATCGCGTTCTTTAGCATCGCAATGCTGATCCTTTATCTCGCCTGGGTGCCGTGGCAGACGGTGCGCGACATCCCCGATAAAGCCAAAAGGATTTGGAGCCGGCTCAAGCGGCGAACCCCGAGGCGGAACGGATCCGTCCAGAATTTGGGCGGAGTATCGCCCGGCGAGACGATTCAGCCCGAAACCGCAACCGAGAGGACATGA